The Pedobacter mucosus genome window below encodes:
- a CDS encoding aldo/keto reductase encodes MNNAISRLGFGLSSIAGSGNFSHQQKLIETAIDNGVTHFDVAPFYGSGDAEKILGKILATTSNEITITTKYGLTAFASSAGGSAIRKIARPLFRKISGLKKLASVFVSKAHAPQLTSYQPGALTKSLDDSIRNIGRPIDIFLLHDVNTNITSNEALLAELSLAKEHSKTVFNGISGSLDELESMSRAFPRDYTVFQTENSLTNGADLNILKKTGAKIITHRCIQGGLKALNFLMESRPGFRQIWKREIGIDPKNEDDIAKILIELALYENPTGTILFSTTKVERIKMIANVINTSYLSPMDCIRIRQLFNDVHISDKLMATQ; translated from the coding sequence ATGAATAATGCCATTAGTAGATTAGGTTTTGGTTTATCAAGTATTGCAGGTAGTGGAAATTTTAGTCATCAGCAAAAATTAATAGAAACGGCTATAGATAATGGTGTTACGCATTTTGATGTTGCACCATTTTATGGATCAGGAGATGCAGAAAAAATATTAGGGAAAATTTTAGCAACAACTTCCAATGAAATCACCATTACCACAAAATATGGCTTAACAGCTTTCGCTTCCAGTGCTGGTGGTAGTGCAATTAGAAAAATAGCCCGACCATTATTTCGCAAAATAAGCGGTTTAAAAAAGTTAGCCAGTGTATTTGTAAGTAAAGCGCATGCACCACAATTGACATCTTATCAACCTGGGGCACTAACAAAGTCGCTTGATGATAGTATTAGGAATATCGGCAGGCCAATTGATATATTCCTTTTGCACGATGTGAATACAAATATTACCTCAAACGAAGCTTTGTTAGCTGAGTTATCGCTGGCAAAAGAGCATTCAAAAACTGTTTTTAACGGTATCTCCGGATCGTTAGATGAATTGGAAAGTATGAGTAGGGCTTTCCCTAGAGATTACACAGTTTTTCAGACTGAAAATAGCCTTACCAATGGAGCTGATTTAAATATCCTCAAAAAAACAGGTGCTAAAATTATTACCCATCGCTGTATTCAAGGCGGTTTAAAAGCGCTAAATTTTTTAATGGAAAGCCGTCCAGGATTTAGGCAAATATGGAAAAGGGAAATTGGCATTGATCCTAAAAACGAAGATGATATCGCAAAAATTTTAATTGAGCTTGCCCTATATGAAAATCCAACTGGGACGATTTTATTTTCTACAACAAAAGTAGAAAGAATAAAAATGATCGCTAATGTGATAAATACCAGTTATTTAAGTCCGATGGATTGCATAAGAATAAGGCAATTGTTTAATGATGTTCATATTAGTGATAAGCTAATGGCAACACAATAA
- a CDS encoding GumC family protein: MNKEQFIYTPFTEKDEVKSNNFGKIVSKYFYHWPLFLICLVITISLAILYIQFTNSVYHVKAKISINDNKNKDNKEKEAALEQLNLSTGSKVVESEVEIIKSRPLLRDVVQDLQLWANYKETVDYKTTDIYATTPFKVQLVGSSKLLYSNNFKVVIIDKDNYRVVTDKGEMAGKFTAPFKTEFGTIKLMPTTKLNKYLGKTIKVSLTPEEDVVTAYQEKITATFNKSAPMVELNLEDEVPLRGIQILNRLVVVYKNSNILDKNKETLSTLKFIDERLGSLSTELTDAEKTVEGYKSSIGLTDISSKSQYYLNNIQSNDGRLGEVNVQLNVIRGIENYVNSTKGSDNPPATIGITDPNLISLVSRLSTLMLERDQLLATAPENNPIFYSVNSEVKSIKGAIRESIKNIKASLINTNRELNKISSGYEGSIRDIPGQERKYVSIKRQRDNKESLYVYLLQKREEVALSYASTLKDARIVENAYVGNPDSKKKGPLTLALLAGLILPITLITSRDALRNRILTIKDIESGTSAPVIAELIQEPQKSELVMLNKGAYAITEQIRNLRTNILQQSEVGKGQVILMSSSVAGEGKSFVASNLALSLASTGKKTVMIELDLRKPRLSKLFQIPESQLGMSDYLKGGIDKNEVIIQSELNPNLYLIGSGSIPDNPSELLEGTNIRTLIDELRLEFDQILIDSPPMHLVTDGLILAPFCDICLYLIRHNHTSKSELRFIEELHSANKVSNLFLVFNGVFMDNRYGYSVDYGYYAAESYVKPAFSNFSLRF; this comes from the coding sequence ATGAATAAGGAACAATTTATTTATACTCCCTTTACTGAAAAGGATGAAGTAAAAAGCAACAATTTTGGTAAAATAGTAAGTAAATATTTCTACCACTGGCCACTCTTTTTAATCTGCCTGGTCATAACTATATCGCTAGCTATACTATATATACAGTTTACAAATTCTGTATATCATGTAAAGGCAAAAATCTCTATAAATGATAATAAAAATAAAGATAACAAGGAGAAGGAAGCAGCGCTGGAGCAATTAAATCTATCTACAGGATCAAAAGTTGTAGAAAGTGAAGTAGAGATTATTAAATCTAGACCATTGCTTAGAGATGTAGTTCAAGATTTGCAGTTATGGGCGAATTATAAAGAAACAGTCGATTATAAAACGACAGATATATATGCTACTACGCCATTTAAGGTTCAACTTGTAGGGTCATCAAAACTATTATATAGTAATAATTTTAAAGTTGTAATTATTGATAAAGATAATTACCGTGTTGTAACTGACAAAGGGGAAATGGCTGGTAAATTTACAGCGCCATTTAAAACCGAATTTGGTACAATTAAATTAATGCCAACAACAAAGCTTAATAAGTACTTAGGCAAAACAATTAAAGTTAGTTTAACTCCTGAGGAAGATGTGGTAACAGCCTACCAAGAAAAAATAACGGCAACGTTTAATAAATCTGCACCTATGGTGGAGTTAAATTTGGAAGATGAAGTTCCGTTAAGAGGAATCCAGATTTTAAATAGACTGGTTGTTGTTTATAAAAACTCTAACATTCTTGATAAAAATAAAGAAACCTTAAGTACACTAAAATTTATTGATGAACGCTTAGGCTCTTTATCAACAGAATTAACAGATGCAGAAAAAACTGTTGAAGGTTATAAGAGCAGCATCGGTTTAACAGATATTTCATCTAAGTCTCAATATTATTTAAACAACATTCAATCGAATGATGGTCGTTTGGGCGAGGTTAATGTTCAGCTTAATGTAATAAGAGGAATAGAAAATTATGTTAATTCAACAAAAGGAAGCGATAATCCGCCAGCAACAATTGGAATAACCGATCCTAATTTAATAAGCCTAGTTAGTAGATTGAGTACGCTAATGTTAGAAAGAGATCAATTGTTAGCTACTGCTCCAGAAAATAATCCAATTTTTTATTCTGTAAATAGTGAAGTAAAAAGTATTAAAGGAGCAATTAGGGAATCCATTAAAAATATAAAAGCATCATTAATAAACACCAATCGCGAATTGAATAAAATTAGTTCGGGTTATGAAGGTTCTATAAGAGACATTCCTGGTCAGGAACGAAAATATGTTAGCATCAAAAGACAAAGAGACAACAAAGAAAGTTTGTATGTTTATTTATTGCAAAAAAGAGAAGAGGTTGCTTTAAGTTATGCATCTACTTTAAAAGATGCTAGAATTGTTGAAAACGCGTATGTAGGCAATCCAGATTCAAAGAAAAAAGGACCATTAACTTTAGCTTTACTTGCAGGTTTAATTTTACCGATTACTTTAATAACCAGTAGAGATGCGCTTAGAAATAGAATTTTAACCATTAAGGATATTGAAAGTGGAACTTCCGCACCGGTGATTGCAGAATTAATTCAAGAGCCACAAAAAAGTGAATTGGTAATGTTAAACAAAGGCGCTTACGCCATAACAGAACAAATCAGAAATTTACGAACCAACATTCTTCAACAATCGGAAGTAGGCAAAGGCCAGGTGATCTTAATGTCATCGAGTGTTGCTGGCGAAGGCAAAAGTTTTGTTGCCAGTAATTTGGCACTGTCTTTAGCATCTACTGGCAAGAAAACGGTTATGATTGAATTGGATTTAAGAAAACCAAGACTTTCTAAATTGTTTCAAATTCCTGAGAGTCAGTTGGGAATGAGCGACTACTTAAAAGGCGGAATTGATAAAAATGAAGTAATCATTCAATCAGAGTTAAATCCAAATTTATATTTAATCGGATCTGGTTCTATTCCAGATAACCCATCAGAACTTTTAGAAGGAACAAATATCCGAACATTAATAGATGAATTAAGGTTAGAGTTTGATCAAATTCTGATTGATTCGCCGCCAATGCATTTAGTTACTGATGGTTTAATACTTGCGCCATTCTGCGATATATGCTTGTATTTAATTCGCCATAATCATACTTCAAAATCAGAATTAAGATTTATAGAGGAATTGCATTCGGCTAATAAAGTATCAAACTTGTTTTTGGTTTTTAATGGTGTATTTATGGATAATCGTTATGGTTACTCTGTTGATTACGGTTATTATGCAGCAGAATCATATGTGAAGCCAGCATTTAGCAATTTTTCTTTACGTTTCTAA
- a CDS encoding lipopolysaccharide biosynthesis protein produces the protein MSVSARLLSGTVASWAQIAITMVTQVVLVPLYLSYWSVSTYGLWLAIISFSGLLNSLDIGYQEYLNYEFLKIGKTDTRKFSKYLCSGVLFGVLLGLAQIVLVIVLYSFNIVDVIFKDSHFFVDPSGIRDAFIILFMQAFIWLICGSVGGLLNRALATFGYYPRMAWWAVFTGSVLNLAPAVAVILGANLLQTGITMALARIVTDTPVYFDMIRLLKREKISFVKPSIKLGWNNFLHSTFLSATGLLDNVRQQGARLFITPFTGSAGLAAFSTMRTGSNVALQGLRTIVNPLMPELMTFLHKKDQERTEVAFGTVWIVAIAVVAPALVVVQAFIQPLYTTWTRGKIPFDPWLFAVLSIGILVYAMAQPAVSIVRGNNLLRPQLIISAMSAAVTIGGIFITVPLFGILGAGVSLLAAEIAACIAFKKIANNWLIQQDLIWPQKSYAISLSSLCIASIAIAAMIMLPNKQWLIVIISLILLIWNTFRYWSVLPTLATDRAKSIISTVPGIKLLLPYL, from the coding sequence ATGTCGGTATCAGCTAGATTACTTTCTGGAACAGTAGCATCTTGGGCACAAATAGCAATAACTATGGTAACCCAAGTCGTATTAGTTCCTCTTTACTTAAGCTATTGGAGCGTTTCTACTTATGGTTTATGGCTTGCAATTATCTCCTTTTCTGGCTTATTAAATTCGTTGGATATTGGGTATCAAGAATATTTGAATTATGAATTTTTAAAAATAGGTAAAACGGATACAAGAAAATTTAGCAAGTATTTATGCTCTGGTGTGCTATTTGGCGTTCTTTTAGGCCTTGCTCAAATTGTATTGGTTATTGTTTTGTACTCTTTTAACATTGTTGATGTAATTTTTAAAGACTCACATTTCTTTGTCGATCCTTCGGGAATCAGGGATGCATTCATTATTCTATTTATGCAAGCATTCATTTGGTTAATATGCGGTTCAGTTGGCGGTTTATTAAACCGGGCACTAGCAACTTTTGGTTATTATCCGCGGATGGCTTGGTGGGCAGTATTTACTGGCTCAGTTTTAAATTTAGCGCCCGCTGTTGCTGTTATTTTAGGCGCTAACCTTTTGCAAACTGGTATTACTATGGCTCTTGCACGAATAGTAACCGATACGCCAGTATATTTTGACATGATTCGTTTATTAAAAAGAGAAAAAATATCATTTGTTAAGCCGTCCATTAAGTTAGGTTGGAACAACTTTTTACATTCTACATTTTTATCTGCTACAGGGTTATTAGATAATGTTAGGCAACAAGGCGCTAGGCTTTTTATTACACCTTTTACGGGTTCAGCGGGTTTAGCCGCATTTTCGACCATGAGAACTGGTTCTAATGTTGCCTTACAAGGTTTAAGAACGATTGTAAATCCATTGATGCCTGAATTAATGACTTTCCTACATAAAAAAGATCAGGAAAGAACTGAAGTAGCATTTGGTACCGTTTGGATAGTAGCCATAGCAGTTGTTGCACCAGCATTAGTAGTTGTTCAGGCCTTTATACAACCTTTATATACAACCTGGACAAGAGGTAAAATTCCCTTTGATCCATGGCTGTTTGCGGTTTTGTCTATCGGGATTTTAGTTTATGCAATGGCACAACCTGCAGTATCTATAGTGAGAGGGAATAATTTACTGAGGCCACAATTAATAATTTCTGCCATGAGTGCAGCAGTTACCATAGGAGGAATTTTTATTACCGTTCCACTTTTTGGAATACTTGGAGCAGGAGTTAGCTTACTTGCTGCGGAAATTGCAGCATGTATTGCCTTTAAGAAAATTGCGAATAACTGGTTGATTCAACAAGATTTAATCTGGCCACAAAAATCATATGCAATTTCCCTTAGTTCATTATGTATTGCATCGATTGCAATTGCGGCGATGATTATGCTGCCAAATAAACAATGGCTTATTGTTATTATTAGTTTGATTTTGCTTATCTGGAATACCTTTCGTTACTGGTCTGTTTTGCCAACTTTAGCTACAGACAGAGCTAAAAGTATTATATCTACGGTTCCTGGCATTAAGCTTTTATTACCTTATTTATGA
- a CDS encoding UpxY family transcription antiterminator, producing MKQEMLSKRSVTGRLWMVVYTRSNYEKKAHQLLQMQGLQSFCPIIKVKSKWADRIKTIEVPLFKSYLFVYVNPYEHLQVLQTTGVISYVNYCGKPAIVPQADIERVRDIMNQHDDIESVSARYLKPGDTVVINEGALNNKQGEIVKIEGKSVLIVIKQLDCALIAKIKVNYGNIHKSVSGPATAYLV from the coding sequence ATGAAACAAGAAATGCTCTCAAAAAGAAGTGTCACAGGTCGTTTATGGATGGTAGTTTATACCAGATCAAACTATGAAAAGAAGGCACATCAATTATTACAAATGCAGGGTTTGCAAAGTTTTTGTCCGATAATAAAAGTCAAAAGCAAATGGGCCGATAGAATCAAAACCATCGAAGTTCCGTTATTCAAATCCTACTTATTTGTATATGTAAATCCTTACGAACACTTACAAGTTTTGCAAACTACAGGTGTTATAAGTTATGTTAATTACTGCGGCAAACCGGCTATAGTTCCTCAAGCAGATATAGAAAGAGTTAGAGACATTATGAACCAGCATGATGATATAGAAAGCGTAAGTGCAAGATATTTAAAACCTGGCGATACGGTGGTTATAAATGAAGGTGCATTAAATAACAAACAAGGAGAAATCGTTAAAATAGAAGGTAAATCGGTATTAATTGTGATTAAACAATTGGACTGTGCCTTAATAGCAAAAATAAAAGTAAACTATGGAAATATTCACAAGTCAGTTTCTGGTCCAGCAACCGCTTATCTCGTTTAA
- a CDS encoding CgeB family protein → MPNVLFFGDVSEASTALHRANALIRLGSSVSTFNPVDALSKAHKSSIMQAINFKTGYRLLQSKMLAWLTEIVENTSKPDFIWVDNGEFFGKKCLQILQKFNCPIVLYSIDDPTGKRDGMRFDSMLSAIKFYDLIVAVRDETEEELKVLGAKKILKVWRSYDEIAHQPFEKMDQIPVQFRSEVAFIGTWMRHEKRDEFLLKLIDEGIPVAIWGNAWQKSKYFEMLKPYYRGPNLSGREYIAAIQGAKICLGLLSKGNRDLHTTRSLEVPYAGGILCAQRTREHQALYKENVEAVFWADAEECAQTCKALLGNSKIENLRVAGMQRVRSLKLGNEDLCKLVLKEINLAT, encoded by the coding sequence ATGCCCAACGTTTTATTTTTTGGAGATGTTTCTGAAGCATCTACAGCACTTCATCGTGCAAATGCATTAATACGCTTAGGTAGTAGTGTTTCAACTTTTAATCCTGTAGATGCGCTTTCGAAAGCACATAAATCATCTATTATGCAGGCTATAAATTTTAAAACAGGTTATCGTTTACTTCAAAGCAAAATGCTTGCGTGGCTTACAGAAATTGTTGAAAACACATCGAAACCAGATTTTATATGGGTTGATAATGGAGAGTTTTTTGGAAAAAAATGCTTACAAATCCTTCAAAAGTTCAACTGCCCGATTGTATTATACAGTATAGATGATCCGACAGGAAAAAGAGACGGTATGCGTTTCGACAGTATGCTTTCGGCCATTAAGTTTTACGATTTAATTGTTGCCGTTAGAGATGAAACTGAAGAGGAATTAAAAGTGCTTGGCGCCAAAAAGATTTTGAAGGTTTGGAGAAGCTACGATGAAATCGCACATCAGCCATTTGAAAAGATGGATCAAATTCCAGTACAGTTTCGCTCTGAAGTTGCTTTTATTGGCACCTGGATGCGACACGAAAAACGCGATGAATTTTTACTCAAATTAATTGATGAAGGGATTCCGGTTGCTATCTGGGGTAATGCCTGGCAAAAAAGTAAATACTTCGAAATGCTCAAACCGTATTATCGCGGTCCGAATTTAAGTGGCAGAGAATATATAGCTGCAATACAAGGTGCAAAAATATGCTTAGGTCTTTTATCAAAAGGTAATAGAGATCTACATACAACACGATCATTAGAAGTGCCTTATGCTGGTGGTATTCTTTGTGCACAACGTACCCGAGAACATCAAGCTTTATATAAAGAAAACGTAGAAGCTGTGTTTTGGGCTGATGCTGAAGAGTGTGCTCAAACCTGCAAAGCGTTATTAGGAAACAGTAAAATAGAAAATTTAAGGGTTGCAGGTATGCAAAGAGTAAGATCCTTAAAATTAGGAAACGAGGATCTTTGTAAACTAGTTTTAAAAGAAATTAATCTGGCAACCTAA